A single region of the Changchengzhania lutea genome encodes:
- a CDS encoding efflux RND transporter permease subunit translates to MKEGLAGKIAKVFISSKLTVLLMIVFMVIGVYSSFLIPREEEPQIDVPIADIFVGYPGASPTEVESRVIKPLEKLISNIKGIEYVYSTSMKEQGMVIVQFYVGEDIERSFVKLYNEINKHMDQMPEGVTFPLVKTRAIDDVPMLGLTLWSENHDDYQLKQIAQELTGEIEKINDVAVTHEIGGRDRQLRVILDKDKLAASGLDFLAISEMIKANNKQLSAGSFDKGDTEFLVNTGKFLETVEDVENLVVGVQQNQPIYLKQVAKIVDGPEVPINYVSLGFGQASDKGTTYKSEYPAVTISIAKRKGADAMKIADVILDKVEHLRTNLIPDDVHVEITRNYGETASKKVSELLLHLIGSIIAVTFVVMLAMGWRGGLVVFLSVPITFALTLLSYYMLDYTLNRITLFALVFVTGIVVDDSIIIAENMHRHFKMKRLPFKQAALYAINEVGNPTILATFTVIASVLPMAFVSGLMGPYMSPMPIGASIAMILSLFVALTITPYLGFIFLREKDKKGEEEKVEKPMEETFIYKMYDKFERPLLESKSKRWLFLGLTFLLLMGSMVLFFTKSVAVKMLPFDNKNEFQVVIDTPEGTTLERTAVVSQEIAQYLSTRPEVVNYQSYVGTSAPITFNGLVRHYDLRGGSNMADIQVNLIDKEERNAQSHDIAKLLRPQIQKIASKYNANVKMVEVPPGPPVLSTIVAEVYGPDYDQQIDVANQIKDILKNTDDVVDIDWMVEANQVEYEFIIDKEKAMLYGVAPQQIAYTMNMALSNRAITTLYDENASNQVGLILALDEKEKSTISDISQLKVKSKQGRMITIGDLVNIQSTTKAKSIYRKNQKRVVYILADMAGKLESPVYAILGMEDKLKDVKLPEGYKLDEMYLGQPEFEDNYTVKWDGEWQITLEVFRDLGIAFMGAIIIIYLLIVGWFQNFKAPIVMMVAIPLSLIGIILGHWVMGAFFTATSFIGMIALAGIMVRNSVLLIDFINLRLDDGIPLKQAAIEAGAVRTTPILLTAGTVVIGAFVILFDPIFQGLAISLMGGTIVSTVLTLLVVPLVYFMIERKNYK, encoded by the coding sequence ATGAAAGAAGGTTTAGCAGGAAAAATAGCAAAAGTCTTTATTAGCTCTAAGCTTACAGTGCTTTTAATGATTGTGTTTATGGTTATTGGAGTCTATAGTTCCTTTTTAATTCCACGTGAAGAAGAACCCCAAATTGATGTGCCAATAGCAGATATTTTCGTGGGATATCCAGGAGCAAGCCCAACTGAAGTGGAATCTCGGGTTATCAAGCCATTGGAGAAATTGATTTCCAACATAAAAGGTATTGAATATGTGTATTCAACGTCGATGAAGGAACAAGGCATGGTGATTGTCCAGTTTTATGTTGGCGAAGATATTGAGCGTTCGTTTGTAAAATTATACAACGAAATCAATAAACACATGGATCAAATGCCAGAAGGTGTAACGTTTCCATTGGTAAAAACACGTGCCATTGACGATGTGCCCATGCTTGGATTAACATTATGGAGTGAAAATCATGATGATTACCAACTAAAGCAAATTGCTCAGGAACTAACAGGTGAAATTGAAAAGATAAATGATGTTGCAGTAACTCATGAAATTGGTGGTAGAGACCGTCAATTAAGAGTGATATTAGACAAGGATAAACTCGCTGCAAGCGGTTTGGATTTCTTGGCTATTTCTGAAATGATCAAAGCCAATAATAAACAGTTAAGCGCTGGAAGTTTTGATAAAGGTGATACGGAATTCCTTGTAAATACAGGAAAATTTTTGGAAACGGTAGAAGATGTAGAGAATTTAGTAGTAGGTGTTCAGCAAAATCAGCCCATTTATTTAAAGCAAGTTGCAAAAATTGTTGATGGTCCGGAAGTGCCAATCAATTACGTAAGTCTAGGCTTTGGTCAAGCCAGTGATAAAGGAACAACCTATAAATCGGAATATCCAGCAGTTACTATATCTATCGCAAAGCGAAAAGGAGCTGATGCCATGAAAATTGCAGATGTAATTTTAGATAAAGTAGAACATTTACGCACTAATTTGATTCCAGATGACGTTCACGTAGAAATCACAAGAAATTACGGAGAAACCGCTTCTAAAAAAGTATCAGAATTATTATTACACCTTATAGGTTCTATCATTGCAGTTACATTCGTGGTCATGCTAGCCATGGGTTGGCGTGGTGGATTGGTTGTATTCTTGTCCGTGCCAATTACCTTTGCTTTAACCTTGTTGAGCTACTACATGCTGGATTACACACTAAACCGAATTACATTGTTTGCCTTAGTATTTGTAACAGGTATTGTGGTAGATGATTCCATTATTATAGCCGAAAATATGCACAGGCATTTCAAAATGAAACGCTTGCCATTTAAACAAGCGGCTTTATATGCCATTAATGAAGTTGGTAACCCCACTATATTAGCAACATTTACTGTAATTGCTTCGGTGTTACCAATGGCCTTTGTATCTGGTTTAATGGGGCCATATATGAGTCCGATGCCAATTGGAGCTTCTATTGCGATGATTTTGTCATTATTCGTTGCTTTAACAATTACACCTTATTTGGGTTTTATTTTCCTTCGTGAAAAAGATAAAAAGGGTGAAGAAGAAAAGGTTGAAAAACCAATGGAAGAGACTTTTATCTACAAAATGTATGATAAGTTCGAACGTCCTTTACTAGAGAGTAAATCCAAACGTTGGTTGTTTTTAGGACTCACATTCCTACTATTAATGGGTTCTATGGTATTGTTCTTTACCAAATCGGTGGCTGTAAAAATGTTGCCTTTTGATAATAAAAATGAGTTTCAAGTGGTTATCGATACGCCAGAAGGCACGACTTTAGAACGAACTGCTGTGGTTTCACAAGAGATTGCACAGTATTTATCTACAAGACCAGAAGTAGTGAACTATCAAAGCTATGTTGGAACTTCAGCGCCAATAACCTTTAACGGTTTGGTGCGTCATTACGATTTACGTGGTGGTAGCAATATGGCAGATATTCAGGTGAATTTGATTGATAAAGAAGAACGAAATGCACAAAGTCACGATATCGCCAAATTATTACGTCCGCAGATTCAAAAAATAGCTTCAAAATACAATGCGAATGTAAAAATGGTTGAAGTTCCCCCAGGCCCTCCTGTATTATCAACCATTGTAGCCGAGGTTTATGGACCGGATTACGACCAGCAAATTGATGTCGCCAACCAGATAAAGGATATCCTTAAAAACACAGATGATGTTGTGGATATCGATTGGATGGTTGAAGCCAATCAGGTGGAATATGAATTCATCATCGATAAAGAAAAAGCCATGTTATATGGTGTAGCACCACAACAAATTGCTTACACCATGAATATGGCATTATCCAATAGGGCGATTACAACATTGTACGATGAAAATGCTTCAAATCAAGTTGGTTTAATTTTAGCCTTGGATGAAAAAGAAAAATCAACCATTAGTGATATTTCACAACTAAAAGTGAAATCGAAACAAGGACGTATGATTACTATTGGTGATTTGGTGAATATTCAGTCAACAACAAAAGCAAAAAGCATTTACAGAAAAAATCAAAAACGCGTGGTGTATATATTGGCCGATATGGCTGGAAAACTAGAAAGTCCTGTATATGCAATCTTAGGAATGGAAGATAAATTGAAAGACGTAAAACTTCCTGAGGGTTACAAACTGGATGAAATGTATTTAGGACAACCAGAATTTGAAGATAACTACACCGTGAAATGGGATGGCGAATGGCAAATTACGCTTGAAGTATTTAGAGATTTAGGTATCGCATTTATGGGAGCAATCATCATTATTTATTTGTTAATTGTAGGTTGGTTTCAAAATTTTAAGGCACCTATAGTTATGATGGTGGCTATTCCGTTATCCTTGATTGGCATTATACTAGGGCATTGGGTTATGGGCGCTTTTTTTACGGCAACATCTTTTATTGGTATGATCGCTTTAGCAGGGATTATGGTAAGGAACTCAGTCTTATTGATTGATTTTATCAATCTTAGATTGGATGATGGCATCCCATTAAAACAAGCCGCTATTGAAGCAGGAGCTGTTAGAACAACACCAATTTTATTAACCGCCGGAACAGTAGTCATAGGAGCCTTTGTAATTTTATTTGACCCCATTTTTCAAGGACTGGCAATCTCATTAATGGGAGGAACCATTGTGTCTACAGTGCTCACTTTATTAGTTGTGCCCTTGGTGTATTTTATGATTGAACGCAAAAATTACAAATAA
- a CDS encoding efflux RND transporter periplasmic adaptor subunit, whose protein sequence is MKKYTYMIALITLSIFMTNCGSDEKKVVADNSAPIAVKVNLVQTDGENPFVTASGKIQAENSADLSTRMMGFVNKVHVDVGDKVKKGQLLVSINNADLQAKRAQANASITEATAAFNNAQKDYNRFKNLFADNSASQKEMDDMTARYEMAKARLEAANQMKNEVNSQFAYSNITAPFSGVVTSKNIDAGDMANPGVPLISVETPGKFEVMAMVPESEISQIKKGIEVDVVVKSINKTIKGKVTEVSTSAKNTGGQFLVKVALDKTDATILSGMYTTVQFPIAKKATASNMVLIPTEVIVTRGQLSGVYTTSQSNTAVLRWLRLGRTYGGHVEVLSGLSPDEPYIVSAEGKLFNGAKISIQ, encoded by the coding sequence ATGAAAAAATATACATACATGATCGCCCTAATCACATTATCAATTTTTATGACGAATTGTGGTAGCGATGAAAAAAAAGTAGTCGCAGATAATTCGGCTCCAATTGCTGTAAAGGTAAATTTGGTACAAACAGATGGAGAAAATCCGTTTGTAACTGCAAGTGGAAAAATTCAAGCAGAAAATAGTGCCGATTTAAGCACGCGTATGATGGGTTTTGTAAACAAGGTTCACGTAGATGTTGGCGATAAAGTTAAAAAAGGACAATTATTGGTTTCTATTAACAATGCCGACCTACAAGCAAAACGTGCGCAAGCAAACGCAAGTATTACCGAAGCAACAGCTGCTTTTAATAATGCCCAAAAAGATTACAATCGTTTTAAAAACCTGTTTGCAGACAACAGTGCGTCCCAAAAGGAAATGGATGATATGACAGCCCGTTATGAAATGGCTAAAGCACGCTTAGAAGCTGCAAACCAGATGAAGAACGAAGTTAATTCTCAATTCGCTTATTCGAATATTACAGCACCTTTTAGTGGTGTAGTTACTAGCAAAAATATTGACGCTGGCGATATGGCAAACCCAGGAGTGCCTTTGATTTCTGTTGAAACTCCGGGGAAGTTTGAGGTAATGGCCATGGTTCCAGAAAGTGAAATATCACAAATCAAAAAAGGAATTGAAGTCGATGTGGTTGTAAAATCAATAAACAAAACCATAAAAGGAAAAGTGACTGAAGTAAGTACATCGGCAAAAAATACAGGTGGACAATTCTTGGTAAAAGTAGCTTTAGATAAAACAGACGCTACTATTTTATCAGGAATGTACACCACAGTTCAATTTCCAATAGCTAAAAAAGCAACCGCATCAAATATGGTTTTAATTCCAACTGAAGTTATTGTTACTCGTGGTCAATTATCAGGTGTTTACACTACAAGTCAAAGCAACACAGCTGTATTGCGTTGGTTACGTTTAGGAAGAACTTATGGAGGCCATGTAGAGGTTTTATCAGGTTTATCTCCTGATGAACCGTATATCGTGTCTGCGGAAGGAAAATTATTTAACGGAGCTAAAATTAGTATTCAGTAG
- a CDS encoding TolC family protein, which produces MKNHIVIIIFGLIVGFAAKLYAQQGIPITKAEVLNKVAETNTSIKISEQEFNEARAEFRQTNALFLPNVSVSHTGISTTNPLMAFGSKLNQEIISQNDFNPDLLNDPNQIQNFATKFEIQQPLINLDGLYQRKAAKTKMQATALQTKRTHDYLMFEVEKAYMQLQLAYKAVHVLEKVLEAAYENNKLANNSFKQGYLQRADVLAMEVRVTEVENQLYTAKSNVQNTSDYLSFLMNDPINVLYQPQDSLKVSTFGTKNQIIPETRADIKAMQLATDSYESLYKADKMTFLPQLNAFGSYELYDDQVFQGDANGYLFGAQLSWTIFEGSKRFGKTQKSRATFEKSKLQYEQYVSQSNLEFNKAKRMFLDAENRLKLTELALNQSKESLRIRTNRFKEGLEKTSDLLMVETQYAQKQLDYYQTVFEYNYAQAYLQFLTKE; this is translated from the coding sequence ATGAAGAATCATATAGTTATCATAATTTTTGGTCTAATCGTAGGGTTTGCAGCAAAATTATATGCACAACAAGGCATTCCAATTACCAAAGCCGAAGTATTGAACAAAGTAGCGGAAACAAATACATCCATTAAAATCTCTGAGCAAGAGTTTAATGAAGCTAGAGCCGAATTTAGGCAAACCAACGCCCTTTTTCTTCCTAATGTTTCGGTTTCGCATACTGGTATTTCCACCACAAACCCCTTAATGGCTTTTGGCTCCAAATTGAATCAGGAAATTATTTCACAAAACGACTTTAATCCAGACCTATTAAATGACCCCAATCAAATTCAAAATTTTGCGACCAAGTTCGAAATTCAGCAACCATTAATTAATTTAGATGGTTTATACCAACGCAAAGCAGCTAAAACCAAAATGCAGGCCACGGCTCTACAGACCAAACGCACACATGATTATTTAATGTTTGAAGTAGAAAAAGCTTATATGCAATTGCAGTTGGCATATAAAGCGGTGCATGTATTGGAAAAAGTATTGGAAGCTGCATACGAAAACAATAAACTGGCAAACAATAGTTTTAAACAAGGCTACTTACAACGTGCCGATGTTTTAGCGATGGAAGTGCGCGTCACCGAAGTTGAAAACCAATTATACACAGCAAAAAGTAATGTACAGAATACCTCAGATTACCTATCATTTTTAATGAATGACCCCATAAACGTACTATATCAGCCCCAAGATAGTTTGAAGGTGTCAACATTTGGGACAAAAAACCAAATAATTCCCGAAACCCGCGCAGATATTAAAGCGATGCAATTAGCAACTGACTCTTATGAATCTCTATATAAAGCTGATAAAATGACATTTCTACCACAACTAAATGCTTTTGGAAGTTATGAATTGTATGATGACCAGGTCTTTCAAGGAGATGCCAACGGCTATTTATTTGGAGCGCAGTTAAGCTGGACCATTTTTGAAGGCTCCAAACGTTTCGGAAAAACCCAAAAAAGCAGAGCTACTTTTGAAAAATCGAAGTTACAATATGAGCAATACGTATCGCAAAGCAATCTGGAATTCAATAAAGCAAAACGCATGTTCCTAGATGCTGAAAACAGGTTAAAACTAACGGAGTTGGCATTAAACCAATCCAAGGAATCATTGCGAATTAGAACCAATAGATTTAAAGAAGGTCTTGAAAAAACATCCGATTTATTAATGGTTGAAACGCAATATGCACAAAAACAACTGGACTATTATCAAACCGTTTTCGAATATAATTATGCACAAGCCTATTTACAATTTTTAACTAAGGAATGA
- a CDS encoding pyridoxamine 5'-phosphate oxidase family protein, which yields MFINLEDKEIKFVLENNYIGHLGYIYQKRPYVIPITYYFDRENNAIICYSGDGHKINAMRKNNTVSMQVEEIETVTNWKSILIHGQFEQRFGSDAKAYLHKFSLGVKDVIMEKEHKKLNFISEFSSKIYKDNVPAVFLIKIEDISGKKRIK from the coding sequence ATGTTTATCAATCTAGAGGATAAAGAAATTAAGTTCGTTCTAGAAAATAATTATATAGGACACCTAGGCTACATCTATCAAAAAAGGCCTTATGTGATCCCTATCACCTATTATTTTGATAGAGAGAACAATGCCATTATTTGTTACTCTGGCGATGGGCATAAAATAAATGCCATGCGCAAAAATAATACAGTATCAATGCAAGTCGAAGAAATTGAGACGGTAACCAATTGGAAATCTATACTAATTCACGGTCAATTTGAACAACGTTTTGGTAGTGATGCCAAGGCTTATTTACACAAGTTCTCTTTAGGGGTTAAGGATGTAATCATGGAAAAAGAGCATAAAAAACTTAACTTCATTAGCGAGTTTTCCAGTAAAATCTATAAAGACAATGTCCCTGCCGTATTCCTAATCAAAATTGAAGATATTTCAGGTAAAAAAAGAATCAAATAA